Proteins encoded together in one Streptomyces umbrinus window:
- a CDS encoding extensin: protein MQRATATPSGAGRPAPARTAQRTTTTTTTSAPALAAGTPVRSLTPARALAPAPTPAAPPAALRRATPTAVPLRRPSSPGTRPAVQRAVAPSTPVGRAVPLLSAAKPGSGTTPPAVTPRTTPRPNPLPAAPVVQRQAAAAPKAPGSAPGNTIATTAAPAPVPVQRDSGGRPQPTPARTTTAVSTVTAHGTSSRDVSASGSTSDPHKKHKTPGSDELPPEYTPVAKGQFDPRSLTDFQLDELTHRLIGRITRLVRTELRLDRERIGKLRDPRR, encoded by the coding sequence GTGCAACGCGCCACGGCGACCCCCTCCGGCGCGGGCAGGCCGGCGCCCGCCCGCACGGCGCAGCGCACGACCACGACCACGACCACAAGCGCACCCGCACTCGCCGCAGGCACTCCCGTACGTAGCCTGACCCCCGCTCGCGCCCTCGCCCCGGCCCCGACGCCCGCGGCACCCCCCGCCGCCCTGCGCCGGGCGACCCCCACAGCCGTCCCGCTGCGCAGGCCCTCGTCCCCGGGCACCCGGCCGGCGGTACAGCGGGCCGTCGCCCCCAGCACCCCCGTCGGCCGTGCCGTGCCACTCCTCTCGGCCGCCAAGCCGGGTTCCGGTACCACCCCGCCCGCCGTCACCCCGAGGACGACCCCGCGGCCAAATCCCCTTCCCGCCGCGCCAGTTGTCCAACGGCAAGCCGCTGCCGCACCCAAGGCACCCGGCAGCGCACCCGGAAACACCATCGCCACAACAGCGGCCCCCGCACCCGTCCCCGTACAACGGGACAGCGGCGGTCGGCCCCAGCCGACGCCCGCCAGGACCACCACGGCCGTCTCGACCGTCACGGCCCACGGCACCTCGTCGCGCGATGTGTCCGCGTCCGGCTCCACGAGTGATCCGCACAAGAAGCACAAGACGCCCGGCTCCGACGAACTGCCGCCCGAGTACACCCCGGTCGCCAAGGGCCAGTTCGACCCCCGTTCCCTGACCGACTTCCAGCTCGACGAGCTGACGCACAGGCTGATCGGCCGGATCACCCGGCTGGTCCGCACCGAACTGCGGCTCGACCGGGAGCGGATCGGCAAGCTCCGCGACCCCCGCCGCTGA
- a CDS encoding RICIN domain-containing protein — translation MSLWTSLEPASATVDPGGSTRVRLRLRNTGDVVDEYRFEAVGDVAPWTVVEPQTLRLYPGTTGTVELTFAPPRTPDATAGPNPFAVRITPTEHPEAVTVPEGNLTITPFTEVRAELVPPTVKGRFRGRPKLAVDNLGNTKLTASVSGSDNGDQLSYDLHPSNVQIEPGRAAFVKATLKPRQIIWFGSKEERPYKFAVQRSGVAPLDVEGTYVQRGFLPRWLATFLGVFMALAITFVMLWIAYKPQVRSEAKELQEAGVSTLAPSASPKPVAPSAPPSASEPVASAPAANGGGGDGPKPEPSKEKPRSVLPANNVVLQNLSTKLCADLPGEGKGKKDGRVQQFSCKQTADDNQLWNLEVKVAKGGPGGTDLFQIRNVKDQLCMDLPYFGANPIRTPVTEFTCDGTTSDNQLWWLAKQESGGYWIRNFASNNKCLEIAGSNDLREEVTLMIFDCTNVEDQEWKIIHPSKD, via the coding sequence GTGAGCCTTTGGACATCCCTGGAACCCGCGTCGGCCACGGTGGATCCGGGCGGCAGCACGCGCGTGCGCCTGCGTCTGCGCAATACCGGTGACGTGGTCGACGAGTACCGTTTCGAGGCGGTCGGCGATGTCGCGCCCTGGACCGTCGTGGAGCCGCAGACCTTGCGGCTCTACCCCGGTACCACCGGCACGGTGGAGTTGACGTTCGCGCCGCCGCGTACGCCGGACGCGACGGCGGGGCCGAATCCTTTCGCGGTGCGGATCACGCCGACCGAGCATCCGGAGGCGGTCACCGTCCCCGAGGGCAACCTCACCATCACGCCCTTCACGGAGGTGCGGGCGGAGCTGGTGCCGCCGACGGTGAAGGGGCGTTTCCGGGGGCGGCCGAAGCTGGCCGTCGACAACCTGGGCAACACGAAGCTCACCGCCTCGGTCAGTGGCAGTGACAACGGTGATCAGCTCTCGTACGACCTTCATCCGAGCAACGTCCAGATCGAGCCCGGTCGGGCCGCCTTCGTGAAGGCGACGCTCAAGCCCCGGCAGATCATCTGGTTCGGGTCGAAGGAGGAGCGGCCGTACAAGTTCGCCGTTCAGCGGTCGGGGGTCGCGCCGCTGGATGTCGAGGGGACCTATGTACAGCGCGGGTTCCTGCCGCGCTGGCTGGCCACCTTCCTCGGTGTCTTCATGGCGCTCGCGATCACCTTCGTGATGCTGTGGATCGCGTACAAGCCCCAAGTCCGCAGCGAGGCCAAGGAACTCCAGGAAGCCGGCGTCAGCACGCTGGCGCCCTCGGCCTCACCGAAACCGGTGGCGCCCTCTGCGCCGCCGTCGGCCTCGGAACCGGTCGCGTCCGCCCCGGCGGCCAACGGCGGGGGCGGTGACGGGCCGAAGCCCGAGCCGAGCAAGGAGAAGCCCAGGAGCGTGCTGCCAGCGAACAACGTCGTCCTCCAGAACCTGTCCACCAAGCTGTGCGCAGACCTCCCCGGCGAGGGCAAGGGCAAGAAGGACGGCCGGGTCCAGCAGTTCTCCTGCAAGCAGACCGCCGACGACAACCAGCTCTGGAACCTGGAGGTGAAGGTGGCGAAGGGAGGGCCCGGCGGCACCGATCTCTTCCAGATCCGCAACGTCAAGGACCAGCTGTGCATGGACCTGCCGTACTTCGGAGCGAATCCCATCAGGACACCCGTCACTGAGTTCACCTGTGATGGCACGACCAGTGACAACCAGCTGTGGTGGCTCGCAAAGCAGGAGAGCGGCGGCTACTGGATCCGCAACTTCGCGAGCAACAACAAGTGCCTCGAAATCGCGGGCAGCAACGACCTCCGTGAAGAAGTAACCCTGATGATCTTCGACTGCACCAACGTCGAGGACCAGGAGTGGAAGATCATCCACCCCTCGAAGGACTGA
- a CDS encoding hydrolase, whose amino-acid sequence MSLWTSLEPASATVDPGGSTTVRLRLRNTGDVVDEYRFEAVGDVAPWTVVEPQTLRLYPGTTGTVELSFAPPRTPDATAGPNPYAVRITPTEHPEAVTVPEGNLTITPFTEVRAELVPPTVKGRFRGRPKLAVDNLGNTKLTASVSGSDNGDQLSYDLHPSNVQIEPGRAAFVKATLKPRQIIWFGSKEERPYKFAVQRSGVAPLDVEGTYVQRGFLPRWLATFLGVFMALAITFVMLWIAYKPQVRSEAKERLDEAGVSTLAPSPSATPPPPPTPTAPASTPPPAAQSPDAGGGGGGGGAGGGSEKEKKAPEKTAATAVQALAADDPGGRHICYRAFVTGKGWTDAVCDGQTAGTEGEGKPLKALNVAVSGAKRTGSAAFVHFPGSTDGKGHYNGKPWSFAPDGIDNYFGSTKADAPNMLGFTINVDDGGGAVCQTVHIHNQGWLGMSCDKPGEGEGFVFGGTLNNDLWLEAVKFTV is encoded by the coding sequence GTGAGCCTCTGGACTTCCCTGGAACCCGCGTCCGCGACCGTGGACCCGGGCGGCAGTACGACCGTACGGCTGCGTCTGCGCAACACCGGTGACGTGGTCGACGAGTACCGTTTCGAGGCGGTCGGCGATGTCGCGCCCTGGACCGTCGTGGAGCCGCAGACCCTGCGGCTCTACCCCGGTACCACCGGCACGGTGGAGCTGTCATTCGCGCCGCCGCGTACGCCGGACGCGACGGCGGGGCCGAATCCGTACGCCGTGCGCATCACCCCGACCGAACACCCCGAGGCGGTCACCGTCCCCGAGGGCAACCTCACCATCACCCCCTTCACAGAGGTGCGGGCCGAGCTCGTTCCCCCCACCGTCAAGGGGCGGTTCCGCGGGCGGCCCAAGCTGGCCGTCGACAATCTCGGGAACACGAAGCTCACCGCCTCGGTCAGCGGGAGCGACAACGGTGATCAGTTGTCGTACGACCTTCATCCGAGCAATGTGCAGATCGAGCCGGGCCGTGCCGCCTTCGTGAAGGCGACGTTGAAGCCGCGGCAGATCATCTGGTTCGGGTCGAAGGAGGAGCGGCCGTACAAGTTCGCCGTTCAGCGGTCGGGGGTCGCGCCGCTGGATGTCGAGGGGACGTATGTGCAGCGCGGTTTTCTGCCGCGCTGGCTGGCCACCTTCCTGGGTGTGTTCATGGCGCTCGCGATCACCTTCGTGATGCTGTGGATCGCGTACAAGCCCCAAGTCCGCAGCGAGGCCAAGGAGAGGCTCGACGAGGCCGGTGTCAGCACGCTGGCGCCCAGTCCCTCGGCGACACCGCCTCCGCCGCCCACTCCCACCGCTCCCGCCTCGACACCCCCGCCCGCGGCACAGTCGCCGGACGCCGGGGGTGGCGGTGGCGGTGGCGGGGCGGGAGGCGGTTCCGAGAAGGAGAAGAAGGCTCCGGAGAAGACCGCGGCGACCGCCGTCCAGGCACTGGCCGCGGACGACCCGGGCGGGCGGCACATCTGCTACCGGGCCTTCGTGACGGGCAAGGGCTGGACGGACGCGGTGTGCGACGGCCAGACGGCTGGTACGGAGGGCGAGGGCAAGCCGCTCAAGGCGCTCAACGTCGCGGTGTCCGGCGCCAAGCGCACGGGCAGCGCCGCCTTCGTCCACTTCCCGGGGTCGACCGACGGCAAGGGCCACTACAACGGGAAACCGTGGTCGTTCGCGCCCGACGGCATCGACAACTACTTCGGCAGCACCAAGGCGGACGCCCCGAACATGCTGGGCTTCACCATCAACGTCGACGACGGCGGCGGCGCCGTCTGCCAGACCGTCCACATCCACAACCAGGGCTGGCTCGGCATGAGTTGCGACAAGCCCGGCGAAGGGGAGGGCTTCGTCTTCGGCGGCACCCTCAACAACGATCTGTGGCTCGAAGCCGTGAAGTTCACCGTGTGA
- a CDS encoding eCIS core domain-containing protein, translating to MRAQENRAQRAGDQKKARRSAVPSTPAQQMLALQRRAGNSALTRAIEEERHEHAAGCGHDQKAPAVQSSSVLDVLRTPGSPVAPAIRAKAEQGMGTYFGDVVLHTGPAARRSAAELGARAYTSGRHIVVGEGGNDEHTLLHELAHAWQQQKGAVEGTDNGGGLSVSDKNDKHEREAESLAHQIRRTAGPTQAAARPTAPQAAVPAQRADRIPVSRMMAGGGRTMHRHDRGQMFELSYRGRPVIGRYVTRAPHGGEVFDTESHGRITVGSEQIRGPRARVGGLHPPGAIRPPEENLRDRSEVFLSEADASAARARVRRDPGLADRMAITTFEDEPNYEAYPRNREDLRRLGVPVLNNVDLSRPEAADRFREVGPNANLHFQMPRVPRGTPGYSTQALVRDTARVPGRIDRDDVTVSVTTPHPSGYARPGTHNRFYGMESRRAVPPGMEITEAHSDSEGSLEEYGYNHRQSTKDTDAEVAKRRKKYRMRAQRDSDERRSDSPEEGTQSSYRSRSHVRLPSQGPSMTRRPTIRRPAASSSYQDDAQEERRRAPSQGPSMTRRPTIRRPAASSSYQDDAQEERRRAPSRAPSMTPRPTIRRPAASSSYQDDAYEERGRSSVRDEPTGMSRSRSRRGMSRGPAPFGTPDVSGQFSYGGGDPAEERRERSRSRSRRRAPSQVRAGGATRGRAVDVSGQFSYGGGAYDEERPVPRHRSRAAERIRERSVSRHRPAPPNYSAVDSEDDYPVSSQAARSEYQHSSGGGRRPGRRRRFIVDSDSE from the coding sequence GTGCGCGCACAGGAAAACCGGGCCCAGCGGGCCGGAGACCAGAAGAAGGCCCGCCGCTCGGCTGTGCCGAGCACGCCGGCGCAGCAGATGCTGGCCCTCCAGCGCAGGGCGGGCAACTCCGCCCTGACCCGCGCCATCGAGGAGGAGCGGCACGAACACGCCGCCGGGTGCGGGCACGACCAGAAGGCCCCGGCCGTGCAGAGTTCGTCGGTGCTCGATGTGCTGCGGACGCCGGGAAGCCCGGTGGCCCCGGCAATCCGTGCCAAGGCGGAACAGGGCATGGGCACGTACTTCGGCGACGTGGTGCTGCACACCGGCCCCGCCGCGCGGCGCTCGGCGGCCGAGCTGGGAGCTCGCGCGTACACCTCCGGGCGGCACATCGTCGTCGGTGAGGGCGGCAACGACGAACACACCCTCCTGCACGAGCTGGCGCACGCCTGGCAGCAGCAGAAGGGGGCGGTGGAAGGCACCGACAACGGTGGCGGGCTGTCGGTCTCCGACAAGAACGACAAGCACGAGCGCGAGGCGGAATCCCTCGCCCACCAGATCAGGCGCACCGCCGGGCCGACGCAGGCCGCCGCCCGGCCCACCGCACCCCAGGCCGCCGTACCCGCTCAGCGCGCCGACCGTATTCCGGTGTCCCGCATGATGGCCGGCGGCGGCAGGACCATGCACCGGCACGACCGCGGGCAGATGTTCGAGCTCTCGTACCGTGGCCGTCCGGTCATCGGCAGGTACGTGACCCGCGCGCCGCACGGCGGGGAGGTCTTCGACACCGAGAGCCACGGCCGGATCACGGTGGGCTCGGAGCAGATTCGTGGCCCCCGGGCCAGGGTGGGCGGCCTGCACCCGCCGGGCGCGATCCGCCCGCCCGAGGAGAACCTGAGGGACCGGAGCGAGGTCTTCCTGTCCGAGGCCGACGCGTCCGCGGCACGTGCCCGGGTGCGCAGGGATCCCGGCCTGGCGGACCGGATGGCCATCACCACGTTCGAGGACGAACCCAACTACGAGGCGTATCCGCGCAACCGCGAGGACCTGCGGCGGCTCGGTGTGCCCGTCCTGAACAATGTCGACCTCAGCAGGCCCGAGGCCGCCGACCGTTTCCGCGAGGTCGGCCCGAACGCCAACCTCCACTTCCAGATGCCGCGTGTACCGCGAGGAACCCCCGGCTACTCCACCCAGGCCCTCGTCCGTGACACCGCCAGGGTGCCCGGGCGAATCGACCGCGACGACGTGACGGTGAGTGTCACCACGCCCCACCCGTCCGGCTACGCGCGCCCGGGCACGCACAACAGGTTCTACGGCATGGAGAGCCGAAGGGCCGTGCCGCCGGGTATGGAGATCACAGAGGCGCACTCCGACTCCGAAGGATCCCTTGAGGAGTACGGCTACAACCACCGGCAGTCCACGAAGGACACGGATGCCGAGGTGGCCAAGCGCCGCAAGAAGTACCGGATGCGGGCGCAGCGCGACAGTGACGAGAGGCGCAGCGACAGCCCCGAGGAGGGCACGCAGTCCTCCTACCGCAGCCGGAGCCACGTCCGCCTCCCGAGCCAGGGCCCGAGCATGACCCGAAGGCCCACCATCCGGCGGCCTGCCGCCTCTTCCTCCTACCAGGACGACGCGCAGGAGGAGCGGCGCCGCGCCCCGAGCCAGGGCCCGAGCATGACCCGAAGGCCCACCATCCGGCGGCCTGCCGCCTCTTCCTCCTACCAGGACGACGCGCAGGAGGAGCGGCGCCGCGCCCCGAGCCGCGCCCCGAGCATGACCCCAAGGCCCACCATCCGGCGGCCTGCCGCCTCTTCCTCCTACCAGGACGACGCCTACGAGGAGCGTGGTCGGTCGAGCGTCCGCGACGAGCCGACCGGCATGAGCCGCTCGAGGAGCCGTCGAGGTATGAGCCGCGGCCCGGCCCCGTTCGGCACCCCCGACGTGAGCGGACAGTTCTCGTACGGCGGAGGCGACCCCGCCGAGGAGCGGCGCGAACGCAGCCGGAGCCGAAGCCGTCGTCGGGCGCCGAGCCAGGTACGCGCCGGCGGTGCGACGAGGGGTCGCGCCGTGGACGTCAGCGGACAGTTCTCGTACGGCGGGGGCGCGTACGACGAGGAGCGGCCCGTTCCCCGTCACCGCAGCCGCGCGGCCGAGAGGATCCGGGAGCGCAGTGTCAGCCGCCACCGCCCCGCACCCCCCAACTACTCCGCCGTGGACTCCGAGGACGACTACCCCGTCAGCAGCCAGGCGGCCCGGTCCGAGTACCAGCACAGCAGCGGCGGCGGGCGCCGCCCCGGGCGTCGCAGGCGCTTCATCGTCGACTCCGATTCCGAGTGA
- a CDS encoding phage tail protein, with protein sequence MSLSPGDALTSHNFGLQIDGVMVEYLAEVNGLSIEQDVIKHLSNSAQGRPEVSLMPGVQKDGQCTVVRGMTQSPAFTTWINDSIAGQMSTARKNASIIMMDYQNNPVKRYNMRNAWCSKIDASALKAGEASALTETVTIVFEELVIE encoded by the coding sequence ATGAGTCTCAGCCCGGGTGACGCCCTTACCTCACATAATTTCGGTCTGCAGATCGACGGCGTGATGGTCGAGTACCTCGCGGAGGTCAACGGCCTCAGCATCGAACAGGACGTCATCAAGCACCTGTCGAACTCGGCGCAGGGCAGGCCCGAGGTCAGCCTGATGCCGGGCGTGCAGAAGGACGGGCAGTGCACCGTGGTGCGCGGAATGACCCAGTCCCCGGCGTTCACGACGTGGATCAACGACTCGATCGCCGGCCAGATGAGCACGGCCCGCAAGAACGCGTCCATCATCATGATGGATTACCAGAACAATCCGGTGAAGCGGTACAACATGCGCAACGCCTGGTGCAGCAAGATCGACGCCAGCGCCCTGAAGGCCGGCGAGGCCTCCGCGCTCACCGAGACCGTGACCATCGTCTTCGAAGAACTGGTCATCGAGTAA
- a CDS encoding ATP-binding protein, translating into MKTYAPTASPTSGALLVRLARLRDRVAELVASRSAVDPTADDPLRGLYLSDEAVRHLLGPTAVSYAGVFENAPGSEDTSVSEGAESAAPATRLERLAVRLGLTELDTRILLIALAPDLDRSFEPLYGYLNDDVSRRRATAGLALDLCGLPVHLAEARARFHPSAPLSALGLLAVEEPEHPFLSRSLRVPDRLVAHLLGDDTPDAALAGSVHPLDSPSSVPLPLPSASHDEFTARLAARLAVGPRTVYLREHREGDGLVCAAAALRTAGVGALHFTPTAAGEPLPELLSDVLPRVLREARLRDRAIVVSPLPERPGPLLRAMTEAGVPVVLVGSGPYDPQWCDRDPLVLDAPRPHAGAVDTWSAALGAGPDGPGFDLAATVAPYRLGGDRIERAARAALNLARFDGTPVTAAHLRLAARQQSASGLERHARRIRPDVGWDDLVLPDRPLAQLHELALRARHRDQVLGDWRLSAGGGRGHGVLGLFAGESGTGKTLSAEVVAAELGLDLYVVQLSSIVDKYVGETEKNLERIFTEADRTDAVLLFDEADAVFGKRSEVKDSHDKHANMESAYLLQRLESFDGIALLTTNLRANIDEAFTRRLDLVVDFPFPDAEQRRALWQHSLAHVPCTEDIEPAAVARDFEMAGGSIRSAVVTAAYTAAGRRGPVTTDDLLEGARREYRKAGRLVPGEGGW; encoded by the coding sequence GTGAAGACGTACGCCCCCACCGCCTCCCCCACGTCCGGCGCGCTTCTCGTCCGCCTCGCCCGGCTGCGCGACCGGGTCGCCGAGTTGGTCGCGAGCCGCAGCGCCGTCGACCCCACGGCGGACGATCCGCTGCGCGGGCTGTACCTCTCCGACGAGGCCGTACGACATCTGCTGGGGCCCACGGCGGTGTCGTACGCCGGTGTGTTCGAGAACGCGCCCGGCTCCGAGGACACGTCCGTCTCCGAAGGCGCGGAGTCCGCCGCCCCGGCCACCCGGCTGGAGCGGCTCGCGGTGCGTCTCGGGCTGACCGAGCTGGACACCCGGATCCTGCTCATCGCCCTCGCGCCCGACCTGGACCGCTCCTTCGAGCCGCTGTACGGGTACCTCAACGACGACGTCAGCAGGCGCCGGGCCACCGCCGGGCTGGCGCTCGACCTGTGCGGGCTGCCCGTGCACCTCGCCGAGGCGCGGGCCCGGTTCCACCCCTCGGCGCCGCTGTCCGCGCTCGGGCTGCTGGCCGTCGAGGAACCCGAACACCCCTTCCTCAGCCGTTCGTTGCGCGTACCGGACCGGCTCGTCGCCCATCTGCTCGGCGACGACACCCCGGACGCCGCGCTCGCCGGCAGCGTCCACCCGCTCGACTCGCCCTCGTCCGTACCTCTGCCCCTGCCCTCGGCCTCGCACGACGAGTTCACCGCCAGGCTGGCCGCCCGGCTGGCCGTCGGCCCCCGCACCGTCTATCTCCGCGAGCACCGCGAGGGCGACGGGCTCGTGTGCGCCGCGGCCGCCCTGCGCACGGCGGGTGTCGGGGCCCTGCACTTCACGCCCACGGCAGCCGGGGAGCCGCTCCCCGAACTCCTCTCCGACGTCCTCCCGCGGGTGCTCCGCGAGGCCCGGCTGCGCGACCGGGCGATCGTCGTGTCACCCCTGCCGGAGAGGCCGGGCCCGCTGCTGCGGGCCATGACGGAGGCCGGCGTACCCGTGGTGCTCGTCGGGTCCGGGCCGTACGACCCCCAGTGGTGCGACCGCGATCCGCTGGTCCTCGACGCGCCGCGGCCTCATGCGGGCGCCGTGGACACCTGGTCGGCCGCGCTCGGTGCCGGGCCGGACGGTCCGGGTTTCGACCTGGCCGCCACCGTCGCCCCGTACCGGCTCGGCGGGGACCGTATCGAGCGGGCGGCCCGCGCGGCCCTGAACCTCGCCAGGTTCGACGGCACCCCGGTGACCGCCGCCCATCTGCGGCTCGCCGCGCGGCAGCAGTCCGCGTCCGGTCTTGAGCGGCACGCCCGCCGGATCCGGCCCGACGTCGGCTGGGACGACCTCGTCCTGCCGGACAGGCCCCTCGCCCAGCTGCACGAACTCGCCCTGCGCGCCCGCCACCGCGACCAGGTCCTCGGCGACTGGCGGCTCAGCGCCGGAGGCGGCCGGGGCCACGGTGTCCTCGGGCTCTTCGCGGGCGAGTCCGGCACCGGCAAGACGCTGTCCGCCGAGGTCGTCGCCGCCGAACTCGGCCTGGACCTCTACGTCGTCCAGCTCTCCTCGATCGTCGACAAGTACGTGGGCGAGACGGAGAAGAACCTCGAACGGATCTTCACGGAGGCCGACCGCACGGACGCCGTGCTGCTCTTCGACGAGGCGGACGCCGTGTTCGGCAAGCGCTCGGAGGTCAAGGACTCCCACGACAAGCACGCCAACATGGAGAGCGCGTATCTCCTGCAGCGCCTGGAGTCCTTCGACGGCATCGCCCTGCTCACCACCAACCTGCGGGCCAACATCGACGAGGCGTTCACCCGGCGACTCGACCTGGTGGTCGACTTCCCGTTCCCGGACGCCGAGCAGCGCCGGGCCCTGTGGCAGCACAGCCTCGCCCACGTCCCGTGCACCGAGGACATCGAACCGGCGGCGGTCGCCCGCGACTTCGAGATGGCCGGCGGCTCGATCCGCAGCGCCGTCGTCACCGCCGCCTACACCGCTGCGGGGCGCCGCGGACCGGTCACGACGGACGACCTGCTGGAGGGCGCCCGGCGGGAGTACCGCAAGGCGGGCCGGCTGGTGCCGGGAGAGGGTGGCTGGTAG
- a CDS encoding DUF6760 family protein — protein MTYATDRLHEEIAYVAYHFHWSLEEILDLEHQDRRRFTEQIASLVTRGGAEG, from the coding sequence GTGACGTACGCGACCGACCGGCTGCACGAGGAGATCGCGTACGTCGCCTACCACTTTCACTGGAGCCTGGAGGAGATCCTGGATCTCGAACACCAGGACCGCCGGCGCTTTACGGAACAGATCGCGTCCCTGGTGACGCGGGGCGGGGCGGAGGGCTGA
- a CDS encoding phage tail sheath subtilisin-like domain-containing protein yields the protein MPSYLSPGVYVEEVASGSRPIEGVGTSVAAFVGLAPTGPLNEPTLVTNWSQYVASFGDFTDGYYLAHSVYGFFNNGGSAAYVVRVGGTAEGAAANGAPAAVSGSSAPAALPAGEPKQLGTFSVTAVAGGSLSVEVADAEGEGPAERFKLIVKEGDKPVETFDVTAKKGGRNYVVTQVKERSKLITVQESAPAAQLARPDNQTVALAAPAAPAPVTPSKASDSHPGPAHYLGDSADRTGFGGLEAVDEISMVAVPDLMAAYQRGAIDLEAVKAVQLGLIAHCELMGDRVAVIDPPPGLNARQIRVWRQETAGYDSKYAALYYPWVKVFDPATGQSRVIPPSGHVSGIWARNDFERGVHKAPANEVVRGAVDLELQITRGEQDLLNPIGVNCIRAFPGRGIRVWGARTMSSDPAWRYLNIRRYFNYLEESILLGTQWVVFEPNDHNLWARIRRNVSAFLVNEWRSGALFGQRPEEAFYVKCDEETNPPESVDVGRVICEIGIAPVKPAEFVIFRLAQFSSGSGELEE from the coding sequence ATGCCGTCCTACCTGTCGCCCGGCGTATACGTCGAGGAGGTGGCCAGCGGCTCGCGTCCCATCGAGGGAGTGGGCACATCGGTGGCGGCCTTCGTCGGACTCGCGCCGACCGGGCCGCTGAACGAGCCGACCCTGGTGACCAACTGGTCCCAGTACGTCGCGTCCTTCGGCGACTTCACCGACGGCTACTACCTCGCGCACTCGGTGTACGGGTTCTTCAACAACGGCGGAAGCGCCGCGTACGTCGTCCGAGTCGGCGGCACCGCCGAGGGCGCGGCGGCGAACGGCGCCCCGGCCGCGGTCTCCGGCTCCTCAGCCCCGGCCGCACTCCCGGCGGGCGAGCCGAAGCAGCTCGGCACCTTCAGCGTGACCGCCGTCGCGGGCGGCTCGCTCAGCGTCGAGGTCGCCGACGCCGAGGGCGAGGGCCCCGCCGAGCGGTTCAAGCTGATCGTCAAGGAGGGCGACAAGCCCGTCGAGACGTTCGACGTGACGGCCAAGAAGGGCGGCCGCAACTACGTCGTCACGCAGGTGAAGGAGCGCTCCAAGCTCATCACCGTGCAGGAGTCGGCGCCCGCCGCGCAGCTCGCGCGCCCCGACAACCAGACCGTGGCCCTGGCGGCCCCCGCCGCCCCCGCCCCCGTCACCCCCTCCAAGGCGAGCGACTCCCACCCCGGCCCGGCCCACTACCTCGGCGACTCCGCGGACCGCACCGGCTTCGGCGGTCTGGAGGCCGTGGACGAGATCTCCATGGTCGCCGTCCCCGACCTGATGGCCGCCTACCAGCGCGGCGCGATCGACCTGGAGGCCGTGAAGGCCGTCCAGCTCGGCCTCATCGCGCACTGCGAGCTGATGGGCGACCGCGTCGCCGTCATCGACCCGCCGCCGGGCCTGAACGCCCGTCAGATCCGGGTCTGGCGCCAGGAGACCGCGGGCTACGACTCCAAGTACGCGGCCCTGTACTACCCCTGGGTCAAGGTCTTCGACCCGGCGACCGGCCAGTCCCGGGTGATCCCGCCGAGCGGCCACGTCTCCGGCATCTGGGCCCGCAACGACTTCGAGCGCGGTGTGCACAAGGCGCCCGCCAACGAGGTCGTACGGGGAGCGGTGGACCTGGAGCTCCAGATCACCCGCGGCGAGCAGGACCTGCTCAACCCCATCGGCGTCAACTGCATCCGCGCCTTCCCGGGCCGCGGCATCCGCGTCTGGGGCGCCCGCACCATGTCCTCCGACCCGGCCTGGCGCTACCTCAACATCCGCCGGTACTTCAACTACCTGGAGGAGTCGATCCTGCTCGGCACCCAGTGGGTGGTGTTCGAGCCGAACGACCACAACCTGTGGGCCAGGATCCGGCGCAACGTCTCGGCGTTCCTCGTCAACGAGTGGCGCAGCGGCGCCCTCTTCGGCCAGCGGCCGGAGGAGGCGTTCTACGTCAAGTGCGACGAGGAGACCAACCCCCCGGAGTCGGTGGACGTCGGCCGCGTGATCTGCGAGATCGGCATCGCCCCCGTCAAGCCCGCCGAGTTCGTGATCTTCCGGCTGGCCCAGTTCTCCAGCGGCAGCGGGGAGTTGGAGGAGTAG